The following coding sequences are from one Deinococcus arcticus window:
- a CDS encoding histidine phosphatase family protein, whose amino-acid sequence MTQRPAQRAPTGFAAPDRATATEFWVVRHGESTWNADGRYQGQADVPLSPVGVLQAASLAERLTGQAFDAVYTSDLQRASRTAQIVAERLHGAPAPQTHPGLREIDVGELSGLVIAEIRARYPDYLQALGTEPWSTRRPGGESMEDLYARSGAAFGALRAQHPGGRVLVFTHGGVVRVAVGLALGGVPANAWARLSVSNTSITRVLLGEGSGMLLGFNDDAHLETLLEATEADDVLGQAP is encoded by the coding sequence TTGACCCAGCGTCCGGCCCAGCGGGCGCCCACAGGCTTTGCCGCGCCTGACCGCGCCACGGCCACCGAGTTCTGGGTGGTGCGCCACGGCGAGAGCACCTGGAACGCCGACGGCCGCTATCAGGGGCAGGCGGATGTGCCGCTCAGCCCTGTCGGCGTGCTGCAGGCCGCCAGCCTCGCGGAGCGCCTGACCGGGCAGGCGTTCGACGCGGTGTACACCAGTGACCTGCAGCGGGCCTCGCGCACCGCGCAGATTGTGGCCGAGCGCCTGCACGGGGCCCCGGCGCCGCAGACCCACCCGGGCCTGCGCGAGATTGACGTGGGCGAGCTTTCGGGGCTGGTGATTGCCGAGATCCGCGCGCGTTACCCCGACTACCTGCAGGCCCTGGGCACCGAGCCCTGGAGCACCCGCCGCCCTGGCGGCGAGAGCATGGAAGACCTGTATGCCCGCAGCGGCGCGGCGTTCGGGGCGCTGCGGGCCCAGCACCCGGGGGGACGCGTGCTGGTCTTTACCCACGGCGGCGTGGTGCGCGTGGCGGTGGGGCTGGCTCTGGGCGGGGTGCCCGCCAACGCCTGGGCCCGCCTGAGCGTGTCCAACACGTCCATTACCCGGGTGCTGCTGGGCGAGGGCAGCGGCATGCTGCTGGGCTTCAACGACGACGCCCACCTGGAAACTCTGCTGGAAGCCACCGAGGCCGACGACGTGCTGGGCCAGGCGCCCTGA
- the purM gene encoding phosphoribosylformylglycinamidine cyclo-ligase: MTGNTTGAPASAYERSGVSIDAGHRAVALMKGAVARTHTANVLGGLGGFGGLFRAAFGTMEDPVLVASTDGVGTKTKVAVRAGQFAGLGADIVNHCVNDILVQGARPLFFLDYVAMGRLLPERVAEIVTGAAGACEALGVALLGGETAEMPGVYVDGELDIVGTIVGVVDRPALISGARIQAGDRVLALPSSGLHTNGFSLARMALDELDWTEARADLGGQTLAQVLPVPHRAYLHAFAALQAAGVDVRGMAHITGGGLVDNPPRVFPQGLGMQIDLGSWTVPAVFELIVARAQVGREEAFRALNMGVGFLFIVPAAQEASALAALQAAGEQPWTIGEMVPGQGVAFRGTP, encoded by the coding sequence ATGACAGGGAACACGACAGGCGCTCCGGCGTCGGCTTACGAGCGCTCAGGGGTCAGTATTGACGCCGGGCACCGCGCGGTGGCGCTGATGAAGGGGGCCGTGGCCCGCACCCACACAGCGAACGTGCTGGGCGGCCTGGGGGGCTTTGGCGGCCTGTTCCGCGCCGCCTTTGGCACCATGGAAGACCCCGTGCTGGTGGCCAGCACCGATGGCGTGGGTACCAAGACCAAGGTGGCGGTGCGCGCCGGGCAGTTTGCCGGACTGGGCGCCGATATCGTGAACCACTGCGTGAACGACATTCTGGTGCAGGGGGCCCGCCCCCTGTTTTTCCTGGATTACGTCGCCATGGGCCGGCTGCTGCCCGAGCGCGTGGCGGAAATCGTGACGGGCGCGGCCGGGGCCTGCGAGGCGCTGGGCGTGGCCCTGCTGGGCGGCGAAACCGCCGAGATGCCTGGGGTCTACGTGGACGGCGAACTGGACATCGTGGGCACTATCGTGGGGGTGGTGGACCGCCCGGCGCTGATCAGCGGCGCGCGCATTCAGGCCGGGGACCGCGTGCTGGCCCTGCCCAGCAGCGGCCTGCACACGAACGGCTTTTCCCTGGCCCGCATGGCGCTGGACGAGCTGGACTGGACCGAGGCCCGCGCCGACCTGGGCGGCCAGACGCTGGCCCAGGTGCTGCCCGTGCCGCACCGCGCGTATCTGCACGCCTTCGCGGCGCTGCAGGCGGCCGGGGTGGATGTGCGCGGCATGGCACACATCACCGGGGGCGGACTGGTGGACAACCCGCCGCGCGTCTTTCCACAGGGCCTTGGCATGCAGATTGACCTGGGGTCGTGGACCGTGCCGGCCGTCTTCGAGCTGATTGTGGCGCGCGCGCAGGTGGGCCGCGAGGAAGCGTTCCGGGCCCTGAACATGGGCGTGGGCTTTCTGTTCATTGTGCCGGCCGCCCAGGAGGCCAGTGCGCTGGCGGCCCTGCAGGCGGCGGGCGAGCAGCCCTGGACCATCGGCGAGATGGTGCCGGGCCAGGGCGTGGCGTTCCGGGGCACCCCTTGA
- a CDS encoding TVP38/TMEM64 family protein has protein sequence MTAAAHPPRYLRWLILGGAALLLAGLALHPEVRAFVVRAFAALTSSDPQVTQAFVSGLGWAGPLALLGGFVLQAVLPVLPALVMTAVTARAYGPVEGFAIVYLGTLLGAAAGYGLGRLLGDALVRTLAGERARKAAHDFAQRHGVQGVLMVRLMPVLSADVMNLVAGAAKMGFRPFMLATAAGALPVTALVVWLSGSGQRLMWGLGLLSAVVGGVALVRWWVGRRRVGRASGSTPDGAEPDTAGKVAQRDASRIE, from the coding sequence ATGACCGCCGCCGCCCACCCCCCCCGCTACCTGCGCTGGTTGATTCTGGGGGGCGCCGCGCTGCTGCTGGCCGGACTGGCCCTGCACCCCGAGGTCCGCGCATTTGTGGTGCGCGCCTTTGCCGCCCTGACCAGCAGCGATCCGCAGGTCACGCAGGCGTTCGTCTCTGGGCTGGGCTGGGCCGGGCCCCTGGCCCTGCTGGGGGGGTTCGTGTTGCAGGCGGTGCTGCCGGTGCTGCCGGCCCTGGTCATGACAGCGGTGACGGCGCGTGCCTACGGCCCGGTCGAGGGCTTCGCCATCGTGTACCTGGGCACGCTGCTGGGGGCCGCTGCCGGTTACGGCCTGGGCCGCCTGCTGGGCGACGCCCTGGTGCGCACCCTGGCGGGCGAACGGGCGCGCAAGGCCGCCCACGATTTCGCGCAGCGCCACGGCGTGCAGGGCGTGCTGATGGTGCGCCTGATGCCGGTGCTGTCGGCCGATGTGATGAATCTGGTGGCGGGGGCGGCCAAGATGGGGTTCCGGCCCTTCATGCTGGCCACCGCTGCTGGCGCCCTGCCCGTGACCGCCCTGGTGGTGTGGCTCAGCGGCAGCGGCCAGCGCCTGATGTGGGGGCTGGGGCTGCTCTCGGCGGTTGTGGGCGGCGTGGCGCTGGTGCGCTGGTGGGTGGGGCGCCGCCGGGTGGGTCGCGCCAGCGGCAGCACGCCGGACGGGGCGGAGCCGGACACCGCTGGAAAGGTTGCCCAGCGCGACGCCAGCCGCATCGAGTGA
- a CDS encoding MBL fold metallo-hydrolase, translated as MTRAASLTLLGTGDSKGVPRFWCGCAVCTEARATGANRRRRTASLLRVGAQTALLDAGPDTHGALAGLPGPLVPSMVLLSHAHNDHVLGLGDLLDYVQDAGGALPVYAPASVIPALRERFGYAFRLRSPVQVWPKEGVWLGGVQVRAFAVPHGANGQSHAFRLDGPGWAAAVMTDAIDVPQETAALWLSGLDLLVLGTSFADESAAPHASRSVYDVREALTLPWAHAARRVVLSHLSHGVDVRGAGELPPGWRYAGDGLSLPLP; from the coding sequence ATGACACGGGCGGCCTCGCTGACCCTGCTGGGCACCGGCGATAGCAAGGGGGTGCCGCGCTTCTGGTGTGGCTGCGCGGTCTGCACCGAGGCGCGCGCGACGGGTGCCAATCGCCGCCGCCGCACCGCCAGTCTGCTGAGGGTGGGCGCCCAGACTGCCCTGCTGGACGCCGGCCCCGACACCCACGGCGCCCTGGCCGGATTGCCGGGGCCGCTCGTGCCCAGCATGGTGCTGCTGTCCCACGCCCACAACGACCATGTGCTGGGGCTGGGCGACCTGCTGGACTACGTGCAGGATGCGGGCGGGGCCCTGCCGGTCTATGCCCCGGCCAGCGTCATTCCCGCGCTGCGCGAGCGCTTTGGCTACGCCTTCCGGCTGCGCTCGCCCGTGCAGGTGTGGCCGAAAGAAGGCGTCTGGCTGGGTGGGGTACAGGTGCGGGCCTTTGCCGTGCCGCATGGGGCCAACGGCCAGAGCCACGCCTTCCGGCTGGACGGCCCTGGCTGGGCCGCTGCCGTGATGACCGACGCCATAGACGTGCCGCAGGAGACGGCTGCGCTCTGGCTGAGCGGGCTGGACCTGCTGGTGCTGGGCACCTCGTTTGCCGACGAATCGGCCGCGCCGCACGCAAGCCGCAGCGTGTACGACGTGCGCGAGGCCCTGACCCTGCCCTGGGCCCACGCGGCGCGGCGGGTGGTGCTCAGTCACCTCTCGCATGGGGTGGACGTGCGCGGCGCCGGCGAGTTACCGCCCGGCTGGCGCTACGCCGGCGACGGCCTGAGTCTGCCGCTGCCCTGA
- the trpC gene encoding indole-3-glycerol phosphate synthase TrpC: MTAGNVGAGRDFSRVPGVLGRIVAERVADYRAADPALGAARPAVRRFEAALRGPGLALIAEVKRASPSQGAIAPLDPGQAARAYQAGGAAAISVLTEPRHFGGDAQALRDVVAGVTLPALRKDFVVHPAMLREAAEWGAGAALLMVSVLQEATGEFLAMAHHLGLDALVEVHDERELDLALATGARIIGVNNRDLKTLHIDLGVSPRLIRRAREAGFDGVLVAESGYRTPADLAGVRGLADAVLVGTSLAGSGDLQRAARDLMAQP; this comes from the coding sequence ATGACAGCGGGGAACGTGGGGGCAGGGCGGGACTTTTCCCGGGTGCCAGGGGTGCTGGGGCGCATCGTGGCTGAGCGGGTGGCCGATTACCGCGCGGCCGACCCGGCCCTGGGCGCGGCCCGGCCGGCGGTGCGCCGCTTCGAGGCGGCCCTGCGCGGCCCCGGCCTCGCCCTGATTGCCGAGGTCAAGCGCGCCAGCCCCAGCCAGGGCGCTATTGCGCCGCTGGACCCTGGGCAGGCCGCCCGGGCGTATCAGGCCGGGGGCGCGGCGGCCATCAGTGTGCTCACCGAGCCCCGGCACTTCGGCGGCGATGCCCAGGCCCTGCGCGACGTGGTGGCGGGCGTGACCCTGCCCGCGCTGCGTAAGGATTTTGTGGTCCATCCCGCCATGCTGCGCGAGGCCGCCGAGTGGGGGGCGGGCGCCGCGCTGCTGATGGTCAGCGTGCTGCAGGAAGCCACCGGCGAGTTCCTGGCCATGGCGCACCATCTGGGCCTGGACGCCCTGGTGGAGGTCCACGACGAGCGCGAACTGGACCTCGCGCTGGCCACCGGCGCGCGCATCATCGGGGTGAACAACCGCGACCTGAAGACCCTGCACATTGACCTGGGGGTGAGCCCGCGCCTGATTCGCCGCGCCCGTGAAGCGGGCTTTGACGGCGTGCTGGTGGCCGAAAGCGGCTACCGCACCCCGGCCGATCTGGCGGGCGTGCGCGGCCTGGCCGACGCGGTGCTGGTGGGCACCAGCCTCGCAGGCAGCGGTGATCTGCAGCGCGCCGCGCGCGATCTGATGGCCCAGCCCTGA
- the hpt gene encoding hypoxanthine phosphoribosyltransferase: MTLAPGNGPVQITQEQLQARIQEIAARIREDYRGLEPHLICVLNGAFMFHTDLVRALNMPCTIDFLQASSYGNAKQSSGEVRIVKDLQFPISDRHVVLVEDIVDTGITMNYLLHYLEGRGPRSLKIAALLSKPSRRKVEIPVEYLGFTIPDAFVYGYGLDRAQFDRNLPFITSQE; the protein is encoded by the coding sequence ATGACTCTTGCCCCCGGCAACGGCCCCGTTCAGATCACGCAGGAGCAGCTTCAGGCGCGCATTCAGGAAATCGCGGCCCGAATCCGCGAGGACTACCGTGGCCTGGAACCGCACCTGATCTGTGTGCTCAACGGTGCATTCATGTTCCACACCGACCTGGTGCGCGCCCTGAATATGCCCTGCACCATCGATTTCCTGCAGGCCAGCTCGTACGGAAACGCCAAGCAGAGCAGCGGCGAAGTGCGCATCGTCAAGGACCTGCAGTTTCCCATCAGTGACCGCCATGTGGTGCTGGTCGAAGACATCGTGGACACCGGCATTACCATGAACTACCTGCTGCACTACCTGGAAGGGCGCGGGCCCAGGAGCCTCAAGATTGCCGCCCTGCTGAGCAAACCCAGCCGCCGCAAGGTGGAGATTCCGGTGGAGTACCTGGGCTTTACCATCCCCGACGCCTTTGTGTATGGCTACGGCCTGGACCGCGCGCAGTTTGACCGGAATCTGCCGTTCATTACCAGCCAGGAGTAA
- a CDS encoding endonuclease/exonuclease/phosphatase family protein — protein sequence MRLHSRRARWWPRALLGLLLLAGALAALVYALTDHPKPVQAAALTCPAATPTLNAGQPLKVLSWNVQYLAGRGYVFFYDTLAGDGPHTRPTPESLARTLDEVVAVIRQENPDLLLLQEVDQDSKRTDYADQLAQLQARLGGAYPCAASAYYHRAAFVPHPKIMGKVGLSLVTLSRYRLERATRHALPRICGDPLTVAFNFRRAVLGVTLPVRGGAPLTAYQTHMDAFAQGCDTMQKQVAAIGELLRATPGPWLMGGDFNLLGTAGAYTRLRERERAYFNPETELKPLMDAYDAFPNEAQIDTGEARYFTHFPNDPAVGRPDRTIDYFFYSPGLAHTAERIRQDRPKISDHFAMLTTVRVP from the coding sequence ATGCGACTTCATTCTCGCCGGGCGCGGTGGTGGCCGCGCGCGCTTCTGGGCCTGCTGCTGCTGGCGGGGGCGCTGGCCGCGCTGGTGTACGCCCTGACCGACCACCCAAAGCCTGTGCAGGCCGCCGCGCTGACCTGCCCCGCTGCCACGCCCACTCTGAACGCCGGCCAGCCGCTCAAGGTGCTGAGCTGGAACGTGCAGTACCTCGCCGGGCGCGGGTACGTGTTCTTCTACGACACCCTGGCGGGCGACGGCCCCCACACCCGTCCCACGCCCGAGAGTCTGGCCCGCACGCTGGACGAGGTGGTGGCGGTGATCCGCCAGGAAAACCCCGACCTGCTGCTGCTGCAGGAGGTGGACCAGGACAGCAAGCGCACCGATTATGCTGACCAGCTGGCCCAGCTTCAGGCGCGGCTGGGGGGCGCCTACCCGTGTGCGGCCAGCGCCTATTACCACCGCGCGGCGTTCGTGCCTCACCCGAAGATCATGGGCAAGGTGGGCCTGAGCCTGGTCACCCTCAGCCGCTACCGGCTGGAGCGCGCGACCCGCCACGCCCTGCCGCGCATCTGCGGCGATCCGCTGACCGTGGCCTTCAACTTCAGGCGCGCGGTGCTGGGCGTGACGTTGCCGGTGCGGGGCGGCGCGCCCCTGACCGCCTACCAGACCCACATGGACGCCTTTGCCCAGGGTTGCGACACCATGCAAAAGCAGGTGGCGGCCATTGGCGAGTTGCTGCGCGCCACCCCCGGCCCCTGGCTGATGGGCGGCGACTTCAACCTGCTGGGCACGGCCGGGGCGTATACCCGCCTGCGGGAGCGCGAACGCGCCTACTTCAACCCTGAAACCGAACTCAAGCCGCTGATGGACGCCTACGATGCCTTTCCCAACGAGGCGCAGATCGACACAGGCGAGGCGCGCTATTTCACCCACTTTCCCAACGACCCGGCGGTGGGCCGCCCTGACCGCACCATCGACTACTTCTTCTACTCGCCGGGGCTGGCCCACACGGCTGAGCGCATCCGCCAGGACCGCCCCAAGATCAGCGACCACTTTGCGATGCTGACGACGGTGCGGGTGCCCTGA
- the leuS gene encoding leucine--tRNA ligase, whose amino-acid sequence MTQTNKAGSINIQEPRMERYNPHAIEGKWQASWESSGLYRFNEDAPGEKFYALTMFPYPSGNLHIGHWYANVAPDARARWLRMRGYNVLFPMGFDAFGLPAENAAIKHRTNPATWTYANIERMTGQFQAMGTMIDWSRQFATCDPEYYRWNQWFFIEFYKRGLAYKKGGLVNWCPKDQTVLANEQVVNGHCERCGAAVEKRNLSQWYMKITDYADELLDFSGADMPEKVRLMQTNWIGKSVGAEVTFQTPAGPETVFTTRPDTLMGATFMVLAPEHAKVGALTTDEQREAVEAYVAAAGRKTDVERQQEGEKTGVFTGAYATHPITGHQLPIWVADYVLVTYGTGSIMAVPAHDERDFAFARKFGLDIVEVIRPEGHEPMPRDATEPYAGDGLIVNSGEFDGMPGGKASIAAIIEQLEARGIARARTTYRLRDWLFARQRYWGTPIPFVHCPEHGAQPVPEDQLPVRLPENVEFTPTGQSPLKLDTEWLKTTCPVCGGPAERDTDTMDTFVDSSWYMYRYLSPDYHEGPFNPAKDPMMPVDLYTGGIEHAILHLLYSRFWVKVMRDMGLTKHSEPFARLRNQGMILGEDGEKMSKSRGNVVDPDDLVREYGADTVRTYLLFIAPWELGGPWDPQGINGPAKWLGRVWNLYFEDSPVGPAEKVTDAELRYAVHSTLKKVGADFDRLSFNTIVAALMELTNTLVKAKRSPVFGTPAWDEALQIFNLMLAPVVPHIAEEIWTERGGATSVHTQNWPAVDEAAATRDTVTLGVQVSGKVRGEVTISKTATAEEALGAARANADVARFIEGKTVVKEIYVPGRIINIVVKVGN is encoded by the coding sequence ATGACCCAGACCAACAAAGCCGGCAGCATTAACATTCAGGAGCCGCGCATGGAGCGCTACAACCCCCACGCCATTGAGGGCAAGTGGCAGGCCTCCTGGGAGAGCAGCGGCCTGTACCGGTTCAACGAGGACGCGCCAGGCGAGAAGTTCTACGCGCTGACGATGTTTCCGTACCCCAGCGGCAATCTGCACATTGGGCACTGGTACGCGAACGTGGCGCCGGACGCCCGCGCGCGCTGGCTGCGGATGCGCGGCTATAACGTGCTGTTTCCCATGGGCTTCGACGCGTTCGGTCTGCCCGCCGAGAACGCCGCCATCAAGCACAGGACCAACCCTGCCACCTGGACCTACGCGAACATTGAGCGGATGACCGGGCAGTTCCAGGCGATGGGCACCATGATCGACTGGAGCCGTCAGTTCGCCACCTGCGACCCGGAGTACTACCGCTGGAACCAGTGGTTCTTCATCGAGTTCTACAAGCGCGGCCTGGCGTACAAGAAGGGCGGGCTGGTGAACTGGTGCCCGAAAGATCAGACGGTGCTGGCCAACGAGCAGGTCGTGAACGGCCACTGCGAGCGCTGCGGCGCGGCCGTGGAAAAACGCAACCTGAGCCAGTGGTACATGAAAATCACCGACTACGCCGACGAACTGCTGGACTTCAGCGGCGCGGACATGCCGGAGAAGGTGCGCCTGATGCAGACGAACTGGATCGGGAAGTCGGTGGGCGCCGAGGTGACCTTTCAGACGCCCGCTGGCCCCGAAACGGTATTCACCACCCGCCCCGACACCCTGATGGGCGCAACGTTCATGGTGCTGGCCCCCGAGCACGCCAAGGTGGGGGCGCTGACCACCGACGAGCAGCGTGAGGCCGTGGAGGCGTACGTGGCGGCGGCCGGCCGCAAAACCGACGTGGAGCGCCAGCAGGAGGGCGAGAAGACCGGCGTGTTCACGGGCGCCTACGCCACGCACCCCATCACCGGGCACCAGTTGCCGATCTGGGTGGCGGACTACGTGCTGGTCACGTACGGCACCGGCTCCATCATGGCGGTGCCCGCGCACGATGAGCGCGACTTTGCCTTTGCCCGGAAATTTGGCCTGGACATCGTGGAGGTCATTCGCCCGGAAGGCCATGAGCCGATGCCCAGGGACGCGACGGAACCCTACGCGGGCGACGGGCTGATCGTGAACTCGGGCGAGTTTGACGGCATGCCCGGCGGCAAGGCCAGTATTGCGGCGATCATTGAGCAGCTGGAGGCGCGCGGGATTGCCAGAGCCAGGACCACCTACCGCCTGCGCGACTGGCTGTTTGCCCGCCAGCGCTACTGGGGCACCCCGATTCCCTTCGTTCACTGCCCAGAGCACGGCGCGCAACCTGTCCCCGAGGACCAGCTGCCTGTCCGCCTGCCCGAGAACGTGGAGTTCACCCCGACCGGCCAGAGCCCCCTGAAACTGGACACAGAGTGGCTGAAGACCACCTGTCCCGTCTGCGGCGGCCCGGCCGAGCGCGACACCGACACCATGGACACCTTCGTGGACTCCAGCTGGTACATGTACCGCTACCTGAGCCCCGACTACCACGAGGGCCCCTTTAACCCCGCGAAAGACCCCATGATGCCTGTGGACCTGTACACGGGCGGTATTGAGCACGCCATCCTGCACCTGCTGTACTCGCGGTTCTGGGTGAAGGTCATGCGCGACATGGGCCTGACCAAGCACAGCGAACCCTTTGCCCGCCTGCGCAACCAGGGCATGATTCTGGGCGAGGACGGCGAGAAGATGAGCAAGAGCCGGGGCAACGTGGTGGACCCTGACGATCTGGTGCGCGAATACGGCGCCGATACGGTGCGCACCTATCTGCTGTTTATTGCTCCGTGGGAACTGGGCGGCCCCTGGGACCCGCAGGGCATCAACGGCCCGGCCAAGTGGCTGGGGCGCGTGTGGAACCTGTATTTCGAGGACAGCCCCGTGGGCCCCGCCGAAAAGGTCACGGACGCCGAGCTGCGCTACGCGGTGCACAGCACCCTGAAGAAGGTGGGGGCGGACTTTGACCGCCTGAGTTTCAACACGATTGTGGCCGCGCTGATGGAGCTGACCAACACGCTGGTGAAGGCCAAGCGTTCGCCGGTGTTCGGCACCCCCGCCTGGGACGAGGCCCTGCAGATCTTCAATCTGATGCTGGCTCCGGTCGTGCCCCACATTGCCGAGGAGATCTGGACCGAGCGCGGGGGCGCAACGAGCGTGCACACCCAGAACTGGCCCGCTGTGGACGAGGCGGCCGCCACCCGCGACACCGTCACCCTGGGCGTGCAGGTGAGCGGCAAGGTGCGCGGCGAGGTGACCATCTCCAAGACCGCCACCGCCGAGGAAGCCCTGGGCGCTGCCAGGGCCAATGCCGATGTGGCCCGCTTTATCGAGGGCAAGACGGTGGTCAAGGAGATTTACGTCCCGGGCCGGATCATCAATATCGTTGTGAAAGTCGGCAACTAA